Proteins co-encoded in one Streptomyces sp. NBC_01283 genomic window:
- a CDS encoding response regulator codes for MSTTDTTTDTTSPRIRILLADDHALVRRGVRLILDGEPDLEVVAEAGDGAEAIALARTNEVDLAVLDIAMPRMTGLQAARELAALKPGVRVLMLTMHDNEQYFFQALKAGASGYVLKSVADRDLVAACRAAMRDEPFLYPGAVTALIRNYLDRVRQGEEPPDQVLTAREEEVLKLVAEGHSSKEIAEMLFISIKTVHRHRANLLHKLGLRNRLELTRYAIRAGLIEP; via the coding sequence ATGAGCACGACCGACACCACAACCGACACCACGTCACCGAGGATCCGAATCCTCCTGGCGGACGACCACGCGCTGGTGCGTCGAGGGGTGCGGCTGATCCTCGACGGTGAGCCGGACCTCGAGGTCGTCGCCGAGGCCGGGGACGGGGCGGAGGCCATCGCCCTGGCCCGCACGAACGAGGTCGACCTGGCGGTCCTGGACATCGCGATGCCCCGGATGACCGGCCTGCAGGCCGCCCGCGAACTGGCCGCGCTGAAGCCCGGCGTACGCGTGCTGATGCTGACGATGCACGACAACGAGCAGTACTTCTTCCAGGCGCTGAAGGCGGGCGCGAGCGGATACGTACTGAAGTCGGTGGCCGACCGGGACCTGGTCGCGGCGTGCCGGGCGGCAATGCGGGACGAGCCGTTCCTGTACCCGGGAGCGGTCACCGCGCTGATCCGCAACTACCTCGACCGAGTACGCCAGGGCGAGGAACCGCCGGACCAGGTGCTGACGGCGAGGGAGGAGGAGGTCCTCAAGCTGGTGGCGGAGGGCCACTCGTCCAAGGAGATCGCGGAAATGCTGTTCATCAGCATCAAGACGGTCCACAGGCACCGAGCGAACCTGCTGCACAAACTGGGCCTGCGCAACCGCCTGGAACTGACGCGCTACGCAATCAGAGCAGGCCTGATCGAACCCTGA